One window of Paroedura picta isolate Pp20150507F chromosome 2, Ppicta_v3.0, whole genome shotgun sequence genomic DNA carries:
- the UBE2L6 gene encoding ubiquitin/ISG15-conjugating enzyme E2 L6, with amino-acid sequence MAAASRRVGKELDDIRKSGFRCLSDIEVDETNVLLWKLLLVPDYRPYNKGAFRIEISFPCEYPFKPPKITFKTKIYHPNVDEEGQVCLPIISNENWKPATKTEQVIQALITLVNEPEPAHPLRADLAEEFTKDYNSFLCNAEDHTCKFSEKRPFE; translated from the exons ATGGCGGCGGCGAGCCGGCGAGTGGGGAAG GAGCTGGATGATATTAGGAAGTCTGGGTTCCGTTGCCTCTCGGATATTGAAGTGGACGAGACCAATGTCCTCCTCTGGAAGCTTCTTCTAGTTCCA GATTACCGTCCATACAATAAAGGTGCATTCCGGATTGAGATCAGCTTTCCGTGCGAGTATCCATTTAAGCCCCCCAAGATCACTTTCAAGACGAAGATCTACCACCCCAACGTGGATGAGGAAGGCCAGGTGTGCTTGCCGATCATCAGCAATGAGAATTGGAAACCAGCTACCAAGACTGAACAGG tgatccaagcactGATAACATTGGTGAATGAGCCTGAGCCAGCTCATCCACTGCGTGCTGATTTGGCAGAGGAATTCACCAAAGACTACAATAGCTTCCTGTGCAATGCTGAAGACCATACCTGCAAATTCAGTGAGAAGCGGCCATTTGAGTAA